A genomic segment from Candidatus Brocadia sinica JPN1 encodes:
- a CDS encoding TonB-dependent receptor plug domain-containing protein, which translates to MAKRIIRGKFLFPVFLSLSILFIDIAFHSSEIHAEDTETTPPIATTFRSKEKHTRDMKVALEEEISTEAIWFGFDEEVAIATRHETPVGKAPSIVTVITAEEIKNLGYRTFVELLRVAPGFEILKSGDFGGVFPTVRGLTGSEHVRIMINGHFVNSPFGGAAFILFDDFPVENIKKIEIIRGPGSAVYGENAFSATINIITKDAKDVDGVRVSSGYGSFDTYEENIVFGRTYGKVNISGMAHYRQTTGFDGIVEEDSLSPAPFSQAPGKIQDGRQEYDLNLRVTYKDIYVEGLYINKNQGPFIGPQFALNDETDLESNYVFVETGYKKTFHEKFTLKPRVYYDQFDNNYYVESLPEGATVPLGDVNGDGIPDFVTYPDGLIGNGIATQKIVGTEIPFDYELFDGNVLTWGFEYRLINQTNVHFSSNFDTVTLAPKDFSESPDFIKETTRRIWAVYMQDTWDITDTLNLTLGVRHDQYSDFGGQTSPRAGLAWAFMKDAALKLLYGEAFRAPNFVELFTDNNPAIQGNGDLDPEKIKTYEIGLSYQFNKHVTSSMNYFYNDIEDLIVLRDMESNQNIRQYENFGNARVQGIEAETKVNIIKDNYVFMNYSFQHSEDNDGNDLPFVAKHKGNFGVNVHYWKYINTNLSTFVSGRRSREGDDPRSDLPAYALLNLSVIGKGFFKTMEVQGTVFNLLDKDYSDPGPISIPDDFPRPERTFFVGLSYQF; encoded by the coding sequence ATGGCCAAAAGGATAATACGTGGCAAGTTCTTATTTCCAGTCTTCCTGTCCTTAAGCATTTTATTCATAGATATCGCTTTTCATTCATCCGAAATTCATGCTGAGGATACAGAAACAACCCCGCCCATAGCAACCACATTCCGCAGCAAAGAAAAGCATACACGCGACATGAAAGTTGCATTGGAAGAAGAAATCTCAACAGAGGCTATCTGGTTTGGGTTTGATGAAGAAGTAGCCATTGCTACAAGGCATGAAACTCCCGTTGGCAAGGCGCCGAGCATTGTTACGGTGATCACGGCGGAAGAGATTAAGAATTTGGGGTACCGTACCTTCGTTGAACTCCTGAGGGTCGCACCAGGATTTGAAATCCTGAAGAGTGGCGATTTCGGGGGCGTATTTCCCACCGTACGTGGCCTTACAGGTTCAGAGCATGTAAGGATAATGATCAATGGTCATTTTGTGAATAGCCCTTTTGGCGGTGCAGCTTTTATTCTCTTTGATGATTTTCCCGTGGAAAATATAAAAAAGATAGAAATCATCAGGGGACCAGGTTCTGCCGTATACGGTGAAAATGCGTTTTCGGCAACTATCAATATCATTACGAAAGATGCAAAGGACGTTGACGGCGTAAGGGTGAGCAGTGGTTACGGGAGTTTTGATACCTATGAAGAAAACATCGTCTTTGGCAGGACGTACGGGAAGGTCAACATCTCTGGAATGGCCCACTACAGGCAGACCACCGGCTTTGATGGTATTGTAGAAGAAGACTCCCTTTCTCCCGCCCCTTTTTCACAGGCACCGGGAAAGATACAAGACGGAAGACAGGAATATGACCTGAACCTTCGGGTAACTTACAAAGATATCTACGTTGAGGGGTTGTACATTAACAAAAACCAGGGCCCTTTTATTGGTCCTCAATTCGCATTAAATGACGAAACTGATTTGGAAAGTAACTATGTCTTTGTCGAAACCGGGTATAAAAAAACTTTTCATGAAAAATTTACTCTCAAGCCAAGGGTCTATTACGATCAATTCGACAATAATTATTACGTTGAATCATTGCCAGAGGGAGCAACGGTACCTTTGGGGGACGTAAACGGAGACGGCATACCTGATTTTGTAACGTATCCTGACGGACTTATTGGTAACGGCATAGCGACTCAAAAGATAGTCGGTACAGAAATTCCCTTTGATTATGAACTGTTTGATGGAAATGTGCTTACATGGGGTTTCGAATATCGCTTAATAAATCAAACCAATGTCCATTTTTCAAGTAACTTTGATACAGTAACGCTGGCTCCAAAAGATTTTTCAGAATCTCCCGACTTCATTAAAGAAACCACACGAAGGATATGGGCAGTTTATATGCAAGACACTTGGGACATTACTGATACTTTAAACCTGACATTAGGGGTACGACACGACCAATACAGCGATTTTGGCGGCCAGACCAGCCCACGGGCAGGCTTAGCATGGGCGTTCATGAAAGATGCGGCCCTAAAACTGCTTTACGGAGAGGCATTCCGTGCCCCCAACTTCGTTGAGCTGTTTACCGACAATAACCCTGCCATTCAGGGAAATGGGGATTTAGATCCCGAAAAAATTAAAACCTATGAGATTGGATTAAGTTACCAGTTTAACAAACATGTTACGAGCAGTATGAATTATTTCTATAATGACATTGAGGACCTTATTGTCCTCCGTGACATGGAATCAAATCAAAATATCCGACAGTATGAAAATTTTGGAAATGCACGAGTCCAAGGTATCGAGGCGGAGACCAAGGTGAATATTATCAAAGACAACTACGTCTTCATGAATTATTCTTTCCAGCATTCAGAAGACAATGACGGAAACGACCTGCCATTCGTTGCGAAACACAAAGGTAACTTCGGCGTAAATGTACACTACTGGAAATATATAAACACGAACCTGAGCACCTTCGTCAGTGGGAGGCGTTCCAGGGAAGGAGACGATCCAAGGAGCGACCTACCCGCTTATGCACTGCTCAACCTTTCTGTTATTGGAAAAGGATTCTTTAAAACTATGGAAGTACAAGGTACGGTATTTAATCTGCTCGACAAAGATTACAGTGATCCAGGCCCGATTTCCATTCCAGATGATTTCCCAAGGCCGGAAAGGACGTTTTTTGTTGGATTAAGCTACCAGTTCTAA
- a CDS encoding PAS domain-containing protein has product MSLFPSLKRKLLTLTLCISLIPIAVITTICYFHARGALKYQILEQLKAVAESKRLHVRSSMETRKVRTIDFSSDGFIRDRLERVIRGNVVKQDAVIGLNKYLLKKKLPLDSYLIAIAIADRHGKVVSSTNEKLIGNDISDQDVFVQGISAGHGKAYITPRYFPYFGTTCILSSAPIISGQDVNPPGIIINAHSLPFLNEITTSRVGMGETGEVYLVNRDKIMVTESRFINGASLKQLVDTEPVRKVIEDNKEIVGIYPDYRGVPVVGAALNIPEYGWILLSEIDKKEAFKPLKTLSIVVLIFGIVGVVAVTSMGIIFAVSMSTTIKDITDAAAKLAGGDLDYRVKVTREDEIGALMNGFNAMADKLSLEIKEHKRAEAALRKSKEQAQTILDNTPAVVYLKDTDGRYLLINHQYERLFHVTKDQVIGKTDYDIFPKAFADAFRMNDFKVLETKNSLVIEEIAPHDDGMHTYISLKFPLYDSVEGLYGVCGISTDITDRTRKIEKKSNTSTRRQADI; this is encoded by the coding sequence ATGAGCCTGTTTCCCTCGCTTAAGAGAAAATTACTCACATTAACGCTCTGTATCTCACTCATACCTATTGCTGTAATCACAACAATCTGCTACTTTCATGCCAGGGGCGCCCTAAAGTATCAGATTCTTGAGCAGTTGAAGGCAGTTGCAGAGTCAAAGAGGCTTCACGTCCGGTCGTCTATGGAAACAAGAAAAGTACGAACCATAGATTTCAGTTCCGATGGGTTTATCAGGGATAGGCTTGAAAGGGTTATTCGTGGCAATGTGGTTAAACAGGACGCAGTAATTGGCTTGAATAAATACTTATTAAAGAAAAAGCTGCCGCTGGACAGTTATCTTATAGCAATAGCCATTGCAGACAGGCACGGCAAGGTTGTCTCGTCTACCAATGAGAAGTTGATTGGCAACGATATTTCGGACCAGGATGTGTTTGTGCAAGGGATAAGTGCGGGGCATGGTAAGGCTTATATTACACCACGCTACTTCCCTTACTTTGGCACAACCTGTATCTTAAGCTCTGCGCCAATTATCTCCGGGCAGGATGTCAATCCCCCGGGGATTATTATCAATGCCCATAGCCTTCCATTTCTGAATGAAATTACAACCAGTCGTGTCGGAATGGGAGAGACCGGCGAGGTATATCTCGTGAACAGAGATAAGATAATGGTCACTGAGTCAAGGTTTATAAACGGCGCATCTCTCAAACAGCTAGTGGATACGGAGCCGGTTCGCAAGGTCATCGAGGATAATAAGGAAATCGTTGGTATTTATCCGGACTACCGAGGCGTGCCTGTTGTTGGCGCCGCGTTGAATATACCTGAATATGGCTGGATACTTTTGTCAGAGATAGACAAGAAGGAGGCGTTTAAGCCGTTAAAGACGTTGAGCATTGTAGTATTGATTTTTGGCATAGTTGGCGTTGTTGCAGTTACCTCCATGGGAATCATCTTTGCCGTTTCAATGTCAACGACTATCAAAGACATAACAGATGCTGCGGCGAAACTTGCGGGGGGAGACCTCGACTATAGAGTAAAGGTGACCCGCGAGGATGAGATTGGCGCCCTGATGAATGGTTTTAACGCTATGGCGGATAAACTTTCTCTGGAAATTAAAGAGCACAAACGGGCTGAGGCGGCGCTGCGGAAGAGCAAAGAACAGGCACAGACAATTCTGGACAACACCCCGGCTGTCGTCTATCTCAAAGATACTGATGGCCGCTACCTGCTGATAAATCATCAATACGAAAGACTCTTCCATGTAACGAAGGATCAGGTTATCGGTAAAACCGACTATGATATTTTCCCAAAGGCGTTTGCGGATGCCTTTCGAATGAATGACTTCAAGGTACTCGAAACGAAAAATTCCTTGGTGATTGAAGAGATTGCCCCCCACGACGATGGAATGCACACCTATATTTCCTTAAAATTTCCCCTGTACGACTCCGTTGAAGGTCTTTATGGGGTATGTGGCATATCTACAGACATCACCGATCGTACACGAAAAATCGAAAAAAAATCAAATACCTCAACGCGGCGACAAGCGGATATATGA
- a CDS encoding tetratricopeptide repeat protein — protein sequence MAIQNPKVPYILLVLIPVCVFLNSLHSGFVYDDIGVIEDNYFIRSLHNTPKIFSRDYFHLSNELSYRPVVTLSYFLDYAVWGIKPFGYHLTNVILHAITGVILYSLLLWLIRIRSVALLSSVLFSIHPCVTEAVNAISYREDIFVALFSLLSCLCLMKSGRRYLIAYPATPPLPLSQQGKRGTSNRQPHRLASQWHRRIYYVLALTTYLIGLFSKETAIVTPLFILFFWFFCKRKNPVFTPSIGEGIVNPVSLVKPNNDKAIRPTKSSQIKDFLTYYSGYILVSLFYVLIRFVILKNPLEISPGYVKGSIAINFMTMTKILAAYVKLMFFPFRLSADYTISPVLSVFNFSFITSVFLLVAVGIIIFKTVKGIYGLFMLCFFVALLPVLNIIPIGHIMAERYLYFPVAGFCVVMSGLLLGKLTTKLSGNHPQSPYKLGKLRDVFEEKSKKFVVKKRFLQGKTALNKFFTLLFLSLVCIFFTTKTILRNKVWQNEYTFWTAILRKQPQNYDAHNNLGNYFYKQGKLDRAISELEEAVRLKKNYPEGHNSLGTMYIDKELIDKAIAEYVEAIKYKPVFPQAYYNLGNACIKKGLLDNGITYFQKAVSMGMHNPQVFNNLGSAYIKKGMLDEAIAQYKKALAVYNNYAEVHSNLGYVYTEKGDLDKAISELEAALELHPNHANAHNNLGAVYCQKGLFDKAQQEFLMAIKYDPKNASAHKNIGVVYFTKGDKQKAREHFLQMLQYDPNYIKDSNIFPLISELDLIKK from the coding sequence GTGGCAATACAAAATCCCAAAGTCCCCTATATCCTCCTGGTACTTATACCCGTATGTGTTTTTCTAAATTCACTCCATAGTGGGTTTGTTTACGACGACATCGGTGTGATCGAAGATAATTATTTTATACGATCACTCCATAATACTCCCAAAATTTTCAGCAGAGATTATTTTCACCTTTCCAATGAATTAAGCTATCGCCCTGTTGTTACCCTCAGCTATTTTCTTGATTACGCAGTCTGGGGCATCAAACCCTTCGGATATCATCTGACCAATGTCATTCTCCATGCAATAACTGGCGTCATCCTGTACTCTCTCTTACTATGGCTTATAAGAATACGCTCCGTTGCATTGCTCTCGTCCGTTCTCTTTTCAATCCACCCCTGCGTGACGGAGGCCGTAAATGCCATTAGCTACCGGGAAGATATCTTCGTTGCCCTGTTTTCTCTGTTGTCGTGCCTTTGTCTGATGAAATCCGGACGGAGATATCTTATTGCATACCCGGCCACACCGCCTCTCCCGCTTTCTCAGCAAGGAAAAAGAGGGACAAGCAACAGACAACCACACCGCCTTGCATCTCAGTGGCACAGGAGGATTTATTATGTGCTGGCTCTCACAACCTACCTGATAGGACTGTTTTCCAAAGAGACGGCTATCGTTACGCCGTTATTTATCCTCTTCTTCTGGTTTTTCTGTAAACGGAAAAACCCAGTTTTCACTCCCTCAATTGGGGAGGGAATAGTAAATCCGGTTTCTCTCGTAAAACCAAACAACGATAAGGCCATTAGACCTACAAAATCAAGTCAGATTAAAGATTTTTTAACCTATTATTCTGGATACATCCTGGTAAGTCTTTTTTATGTATTGATTCGCTTTGTCATCTTAAAAAACCCGTTAGAAATATCCCCTGGTTATGTAAAGGGAAGCATTGCGATAAATTTTATGACGATGACCAAGATACTGGCTGCCTATGTAAAGCTTATGTTCTTCCCGTTCCGTCTGAGCGCTGATTATACGATTTCCCCGGTCTTATCCGTCTTCAATTTCTCCTTCATTACCAGTGTTTTTCTCCTTGTTGCCGTGGGTATCATTATTTTCAAAACCGTAAAGGGTATATATGGCCTGTTTATGCTTTGTTTCTTTGTTGCGTTACTGCCCGTTTTAAATATTATCCCCATTGGTCATATCATGGCAGAACGGTATCTTTATTTTCCGGTTGCTGGATTTTGTGTTGTCATGAGTGGACTTTTGTTAGGCAAGCTAACAACCAAATTATCTGGCAATCACCCTCAATCCCCCTATAAACTGGGGAAACTAAGGGATGTTTTTGAAGAAAAGTCAAAAAAATTTGTTGTAAAAAAGAGGTTTCTCCAGGGCAAAACTGCATTGAACAAATTCTTCACTCTGCTTTTTCTATCACTCGTATGCATTTTTTTTACAACAAAAACCATCTTGAGAAATAAAGTCTGGCAGAACGAGTATACCTTTTGGACAGCTATTCTGAGAAAACAGCCCCAAAATTATGATGCGCATAATAACCTGGGAAATTATTTTTACAAGCAAGGAAAATTGGATAGGGCCATTAGCGAACTAGAAGAAGCCGTTCGTTTAAAAAAGAATTATCCCGAAGGGCATAATAGCCTGGGAACGATGTACATAGACAAGGAACTCATCGACAAGGCAATTGCCGAGTATGTTGAGGCAATAAAATATAAACCTGTATTTCCCCAGGCTTACTATAATCTCGGAAATGCCTGTATTAAAAAAGGCTTGCTGGATAACGGCATCACGTATTTTCAGAAAGCGGTCAGTATGGGCATGCATAATCCCCAGGTCTTTAACAACCTCGGCAGTGCGTATATTAAAAAAGGCATGTTAGACGAAGCCATAGCTCAGTATAAAAAGGCATTGGCAGTCTATAATAATTATGCAGAAGTACACAGCAATCTGGGATATGTGTATACCGAAAAAGGCGATTTAGACAAGGCTATATCTGAACTCGAAGCGGCCCTGGAATTGCACCCCAATCATGCCAATGCCCACAACAACCTTGGGGCAGTCTATTGCCAAAAGGGATTATTCGATAAAGCGCAGCAGGAGTTTCTGATGGCCATAAAGTATGATCCGAAAAACGCCAGCGCTCACAAGAATATCGGCGTGGTCTACTTTACAAAAGGGGATAAGCAAAAAGCCAGAGAACACTTCCTCCAAATGCTGCAATACGACCCGAATTATATAAAGGACTCGAATATATTTCCGCTAATTTCAGAACTTGACTTGATAAAGAAATAA
- the phoU gene encoding phosphate signaling complex protein PhoU, whose amino-acid sequence MERHFDQQLGALRKNLIQMASMVETAIANAVKSLIERNSELARLVVKSDEQVDSLELEIDKQCVDLLALRQPMAIDLRFITSAIKITNNLERMGDLAVNIAERVIPLNQEPQLKPLIDIPRMAAITQTMVKDSIDAFVNKDTALARSVYERDSTVDSLNDQIFRELLTYMMQDPANITRAVHLLLISRHLERIADHSTNIAEEVVYIVKAKVVKHRSYSLEEP is encoded by the coding sequence ATGGAAAGGCATTTTGATCAACAATTAGGAGCGCTCCGAAAGAATCTTATCCAGATGGCTTCTATGGTAGAGACCGCCATCGCCAATGCGGTAAAATCCCTTATCGAGAGGAACAGCGAGCTGGCCCGGCTTGTTGTGAAAAGTGATGAACAGGTAGATTCCTTAGAATTGGAGATTGATAAACAATGTGTGGATTTATTGGCATTACGACAGCCCATGGCTATTGACCTCCGGTTTATCACATCGGCAATCAAAATTACCAACAACCTCGAACGCATGGGTGACCTTGCCGTGAACATTGCAGAACGAGTAATCCCGCTCAACCAGGAACCACAACTAAAACCACTCATCGATATCCCAAGGATGGCGGCAATTACTCAAACCATGGTAAAAGACAGCATTGATGCATTTGTAAACAAGGATACTGCACTAGCCCGTTCGGTATACGAACGGGATTCCACGGTTGATTCCCTGAATGACCAGATATTCAGGGAACTGTTGACCTATATGATGCAAGACCCGGCAAATATAACACGCGCCGTTCACCTGCTTCTCATTTCCCGCCATCTGGAAAGAATTGCCGACCACTCCACCAACATTGCCGAAGAAGTTGTCTACATTGTCAAAGCTAAGGTCGTCAAACACCGTAGTTATAGTCTCGAAGAACCTTAG
- the pstB gene encoding phosphate ABC transporter ATP-binding protein PstB encodes MEVEHSIKGQQKAKVKLEELTFSYGDRKVINDVSMDFFECNVTAIIGPSGCGKSTLIKSINRISEITNEVQVKGKVLLDNKNVYDRDIDLVDLRRRVGMVFQRPNPFPKTIYDNVAFGPRLSGIKDRKRLDEIMEDSLTKSALWNEVKDRLDQSAMGLSGGQQQRLCIARALAVDPEVLLMDEPCSALDPTATARIEELIEDLKKYYTIVIVTHNMQQAARISDYTGFLLHGQLIEYNITTEIFTNPEKQVTEEYITGRFG; translated from the coding sequence ATGGAAGTTGAACACAGCATAAAAGGACAACAAAAGGCAAAGGTAAAGCTTGAGGAACTTACCTTTTCTTATGGGGATCGCAAAGTCATAAACGATGTTTCAATGGATTTTTTTGAATGCAATGTTACGGCAATCATAGGACCTTCCGGTTGCGGGAAATCGACCCTGATCAAGTCGATCAATCGTATCTCCGAAATCACCAATGAAGTACAGGTGAAGGGAAAGGTATTGCTGGATAACAAAAATGTATATGACCGCGATATCGACCTGGTCGACCTCAGACGGCGCGTTGGCATGGTATTCCAAAGACCGAATCCATTTCCCAAAACCATTTACGATAATGTGGCCTTTGGACCCCGACTATCCGGAATTAAAGACAGGAAACGATTAGATGAAATTATGGAGGATAGTTTGACCAAATCCGCCCTATGGAATGAAGTTAAGGATCGGCTGGACCAGAGCGCAATGGGACTTTCCGGCGGACAGCAGCAACGGCTTTGCATTGCACGGGCGCTGGCAGTTGACCCTGAAGTCCTGTTAATGGATGAGCCGTGTTCCGCACTGGATCCCACGGCAACAGCCAGAATAGAAGAACTCATTGAAGATTTAAAAAAATACTATACAATCGTGATTGTCACCCATAATATGCAACAGGCGGCGCGTATTTCTGATTATACGGGATTTTTATTGCATGGGCAGTTAATAGAGTATAATATAACCACAGAGATCTTTACAAATCCTGAAAAACAGGTTACAGAAGAATATATTACGGGGAGATTTGGGTAA